ACGGGTATTGGACGGAGGTCAACGACAAGTTGTGCGAACTGGTCGGCTACAGCCGAGACGAATTGCTGACCATGCACTTCACCGATCTGACCTACCCCTATGAGAGCAAGCAGGGACTGGCCGATTTCGCCGACCTGATAGAAGGCCGTTACGACACCGTCAGCTTGGAGAAGCGTTACCGCCACAAGGATGGGCATCCCATCTGGATGTTGATTCGTGCCAGCGTGGTGCCCGGTGCCGACGAGCAACCGGCGTACCTGGTCAGCCAGTACGAGACCATCGGCGGCGAGTGGATGCGGGACAGTCACCTGGCACACATGGCCTTGCACGATCCATTGACCGGTCTGGCCAATCGTGCCCTGCTTCTCGATCGGCTCGGCAAGGAGCACACGAAACTCTCCGAGGGTGAAGATCTGCTGGCGGTGGTGCTGGCCGACCTCGACGAGCTCAAACCGGTCAACGACCGGTTTGGCCACACGGTGGGTGATCAGCTCTTGACCACCGCAGCGCATCGACTCCTGGACGTGGTGCGTCCCGACGACACCGTGGCCCGCTTCGGTGGTGACGAATTCGTCGTGCTTGCCCGAATCACGGACCTTCCCACGGCGGAGGCACTTCGTGGCCGGGTCGAGGAATGCCTGAACACCGATGTCGTCGCCGCCGGACACCATCTCAACCTGAGCGCCAGCGTGGGACTTGCCACCACGCGGGACCCGGAAACCTCGACCGATGCCTTGCTGCACCGTGCCGATCGCGACATGTACCGGCACAAGGCACGCAGCCACCGATGACCACGGCACCAGCGCCGATTTCCTTCGAAGGGCTTGGCACGATCAGGTGCGCCGATTCGTTCTTCGGTGCCGAATCGTGTCCGATGTGCGTGCATACAGTCACCTACTGCAGTAACAGAGAGTTAGATCTGTCACCTGTTCGAGCTAACGATCAGGAATGCGGGGTTCAATTTCTGTCAGCAGTCGGAGCCCTCGGGTCTCCGGCGCTTCCCTCTCGAAGGGACGGCCACCGTGGCCGCTCAGCTGCAGGAAGTGAACGAGTCAAAATGTCTTTCGACGACGTGCGTGCCGCCCTGACCAGTCTCTCCGATACGGAGCGGCGGATCGCGGAAGGTGTGCTGTTCGGCAGCGCCACCCGCAACACCGAGATCGGAAATCCCCGGCTGGCGAAGTTCTGGCACGCGCTGGCCGTGGCCTCCGTCGAGGAGCGTGACCGGCGCCGCGAGCTCGAAGAGCACGCCCGCTCCGTATTCGACGATGAGTCGTTCGACGCGCTCATCGCCGAGCTGGAAGAGGAAATCACCGAGTCTCCCGAAGACCCGCATTAGGATTCGTGTCGTAGGCCGGTGTAGGTGGTTGCTGAATCAGCCACGACCCGAACACGCCGGAAAGGCACTATCGGCCGTGCACCGCGCCGCACAACTGCCGGTGTGCGGCGGACGAGTACCTCCCGGCAGGAGCCGGGAAAGGAGACGGATACTCACGGTCGACACGGCCACACCACCGTTGAGCCTCTCCGGCCCGGCCATGCTCGCCCTGGTCGGACCACCCGGCTCGGGAAAATCCACCATCGCGGCGACCTACGCCGCGCACCTGGGCGAGCACACCCGCGTGCTGAGCCTGGACGCCTACCGGGCGCGCCTGTCCAAGTGGGGCGAGGAGGCCGACCAGGCGGTCACGCCGCGTGCGATCGGCGCACTGCACGCCGACCTGGCGGACCATCTCGACGCGGGACGGTCGGTCATCGTCGACGCCACCAATGCCCGCGCCAAGGACCGCAAGAAACTGCTGCGTATCGCGCGGGAACACGCGGCGGCCACGGCTGCGGTACTGGTGCTGCCGCCGCTACCGGTGTGCCAGGAGCGCAACGCTCACCGTGATGCGACCGTCGGCGCCTGTGGCTACGCGCGGCAAGTACCCGCCTTGGTCGTCGCCTCCATGCATGCGGCCATCACGGTGAACCGGCCGCTGGGCAGTGAGGACTGGGACATGGTCACCGAGGTATCGCCGGGCCGCCGGTGACCAGCACTGCGCGGTTCACGGGCACAACTTCGCGACGCCGGTCAGCAGCCGGTCGACGTCCTCGTCATCGGTGTAGGGCGCGAGGCCGGCTCGCACAGCTCCGGTATTCCCCAGCCCCATCCAGCGGGATGCCTCGAGTGCGTAGAAACTCCCGGCAGGAGCATTGATTCCCTGCTCGGCGAGCCGCTCGTGGACCTCCTGGGGAGACCGGCCGGCCACGGAGAACAGCGCCAGGGGCGTGCGGTGTGCCGGACTGCCGTGCAGCGTGACGCCGTTGAGCCCGGCCAGCCCGTCGAGGAGTCGGCCCAGGAGCCGGTCCTCGTGTTCCTCGACGGCGTTCATCGACGTGAGCACGCGTGTGCGGCGGTCGCCGTCGGTCGGCACCAGATCGGCGATGACATCGACGGCGGCGCGTGTTCCTGCCAGCAGCTCGTAGGGCAGTGTGCCGAGTTCGAAGCGTTCGGGCACCGCATCGGTCGAGGGCAGCAGTTTGTCGGGAAAGACATTCTCCAGCAGTGCCGGTGCCGCGACGCTGACGCCCAGGTGGGGCCCGAAGAACTTGTACGGAGAGCAGACATAGATATCGGCGCCCAAGGCCTCGACATCCACCGGAGCGTGCGGCGTGAGATGGACACCATCGACGTGGACCAGCGCGCCCACCTCGTGCGCGGCGTGCGCGATCCCCGCGATGTCGGGCCTGGTCCCCAGCAGATTCGACGCGGCGGTGACGGCAACGGCCCGGGTGCGTCTCGACAGCAGGGCGGTGACGGCCTCCACCGGCAGATCACCGGTGTCGGAGTCCGGCTCCGCCCAGCGCACGGTCGCGCCTGCTGCGTGTGCAGCATGCACCCACGGCCGGATATTGGCGTCGTGG
This Haloactinomyces albus DNA region includes the following protein-coding sequences:
- a CDS encoding PAS domain S-box protein; this translates as MATRGSAVVNEMPWQTILEQAAGPVVVLDLQARVIYVNPALCQLLGRDATYLLDHPPRDTTHSEDLVLDRDVIDTVIAEGKDTFEVEKRLLRSDGSKVWTLIDSSLIRDSDGKPLFFLSQIHDISARREAELLWHRTLANAPIGMALVDLNGYWTEVNDKLCELVGYSRDELLTMHFTDLTYPYESKQGLADFADLIEGRYDTVSLEKRYRHKDGHPIWMLIRASVVPGADEQPAYLVSQYETIGGEWMRDSHLAHMALHDPLTGLANRALLLDRLGKEHTKLSEGEDLLAVVLADLDELKPVNDRFGHTVGDQLLTTAAHRLLDVVRPDDTVARFGGDEFVVLARITDLPTAEALRGRVEECLNTDVVAAGHHLNLSASVGLATTRDPETSTDALLHRADRDMYRHKARSHR
- a CDS encoding AAA family ATPase, yielding MHRAAQLPVCGGRVPPGRSRERRRILTVDTATPPLSLSGPAMLALVGPPGSGKSTIAATYAAHLGEHTRVLSLDAYRARLSKWGEEADQAVTPRAIGALHADLADHLDAGRSVIVDATNARAKDRKKLLRIAREHAAATAAVLVLPPLPVCQERNAHRDATVGACGYARQVPALVVASMHAAITVNRPLGSEDWDMVTEVSPGRR
- a CDS encoding cysteine desulfurase-like protein — protein: MDFDTARIRSRFPALARGVAYFDGPGGSQVPAEVAQAVADTMCAGIANRGTVTAAEQRAEATVVEARQAVADLLGCSPAGVVFGRSATQLTFDMARALAKQWAPGDEVIVTGLDHDANIRPWVHAAHAAGATVRWAEPDSDTGDLPVEAVTALLSRRTRAVAVTAASNLLGTRPDIAGIAHAAHEVGALVHVDGVHLTPHAPVDVEALGADIYVCSPYKFFGPHLGVSVAAPALLENVFPDKLLPSTDAVPERFELGTLPYELLAGTRAAVDVIADLVPTDGDRRTRVLTSMNAVEEHEDRLLGRLLDGLAGLNGVTLHGSPAHRTPLALFSVAGRSPQEVHERLAEQGINAPAGSFYALEASRWMGLGNTGAVRAGLAPYTDDEDVDRLLTGVAKLCP